A single Dermacentor variabilis isolate Ectoservices chromosome 9, ASM5094787v1, whole genome shotgun sequence DNA region contains:
- the LOC142557524 gene encoding chitin deacetylase 7-like isoform X2, with product MTRYVLSLLFIVPWAWETTVAGSATPCDPSVCSLRDNCFCLGTRPPANLSASSMPQFVMLTFDDAVHVENMDFYRQLLGTGRRRNRANGCNLAATFFVSAAYTDFSLVHELHSVGSEIAIHSITHRDNMSYWRTLDVAGWEAEFVGDRDLLRDYALIPERDMVGARAPYLEAGSGEAYRMMRQNGFVYDSSIFIDYIKMTDKLPVFPYTLDYGLATECTVPSCPSGSHRGLWLVPLNGFYPTTSRGDGSLGSSCSMPDACTPQPTTEEDTLDYLRSNFERYYHTNRAPFPVFIHETWLQNPRRRQGYLSFVDWLLTMDDVFVVTVAEVVRFMRDPKPLGEYAQNGCSRASEFRRCPRVHSCLFPDAPIDETRQLVGCKPCPESYPWLRDVARRKPEDEHDSRVVRKQQYFGSGCVLVFCSALVVCLYLAARRLGRRKTHCF from the exons ATGACGAGGTACGTGCTAAGCCTCCTCTTCATCGTGCCGTGGGCCTGGGAAACCACCGTCGCGGGATCTGCGACCCCGTGCGACCCCAGCGTGTGCAGCTTGCGCGACAACTGCTTCTGCTTGGGCACGCGACCGCCGGCGAACCTGAGCGCCAGCAGCATGCCCCAGTTCGTCATGCTGACGTTCGACGACGCGGTCCACGTGGAGAACATGGATTTCTACCGCCAGCTGCTCGGCACGGGAAGGCGCCGGAATCGGGCCAACGGCTGCAACTTGGCCGCCACGTTCTTCGTGTCGGCCGCCTACACCGACTTCTCGCTCGTGCACGAGCTCCACAGCGTGGGCAGCGAGATCGCGATCCACTCGATCAC GCACCGCGACAACATGAGCTACTGGCGCACGCTGGACGTCGCCGGCTGGGAGGCGGAGTTCGTGGGCGACCGCGACTTGCTGCGCGACTACGCGTTGATCCCCGAGCGGGACATGGTGGGAGCGCGGGCGCCCTACCTGGAGGCGGGCAGCGGAGAAGCGTACCGCATGATGCGGCAGAACGGATTCGTCTACGACTCTTCCATCTTCATCGA CTACATCAAGATGACCGACAAGCTGCCAGTGTTCCCCTACACGCTGGACTACGGCCTGGCGACGGAATGCACGGTGCCGTCGTGTCCCAGCGGTAGCCACCGGGGCCTGTGGCTGGTGCCGCTCAACGGCTTCTATCCGACGACCtcgcgcggcgacggatcgctCGGCAGCAGCTGTTCCATGCCCGACGCCTGCACGCCGCAGCCGACCACGGAGGAAGACACGCTGGATTACCTCAG GTCAAATTTCGAGCGGTACTACCACACCAACAGAGCTCCGTTCCCGGTGTTCATCCACGAAACCTGGCTGCAGAATCCGAGGCGCCGGCAGGGTTACCTTTCCTTCGTCGACTGGCTCCTCACCATGGACGACGTGTTCGTCGTCACCGTGGCCGAAGTGGTGCGGTTCATGCGGGACCCCAAGCCCCTCGGCGAGTACGCGCAGAACGGTTGCTCGAGGGCCTCGGAGTTCCGGCGTTGTCCGCGAGTCCACTCGTGCTTGTTTCCCGACGCGCCGATCGATGAAACCCGGCAGCTCGTCGGCTGCAAACCGTGTCCCGAAAGTTACCCGTGGTTGCGGGACGTCGCGCGAAGGAAACCGGAGGACGAGCACGACTCGCGGGTGGTCCGGAAGCAGCAGTACTTTGGCTCCGGCTGCGTTCTTGTCTTCTGCTCGGCGCTCGTCGTCTGTCTCTACCTTGCTGCGAGGCGGCTGGGGCGTCGCAAGACGCACTGCTTTTAG
- the LOC142557524 gene encoding chitin deacetylase 7-like isoform X1: protein MTRYVLSLLFIVPCAWETTVAGVATTCDPRVCSLRDNCFCLGTRPPTNLSASSMPQFVMLTFDDAVNEQNIDFYRQLLSPGRRRNRANGCNLAATFFVSAGYTDYSLVHELHSVGSEIAIHSITHRNNLSYWRTLDIAGWEAEFVGDRDLLRDYALIPERDMVGARAPYLEAGNGEAYRMMRQNGFVYDSSICIDYMNKTDKLPVFPYTLDYGLATECTVPSCPSGSHRGLWLVPLNSFYRTTSRADGRLGSSCAMPDTCTPQPNTEDDTLDFLRSNFERYYHINKAPFPLFIHETWLQNPRRRQGYLSFVDWLLTMDDVFVVTVAEVVRFMRDPKPLGEYAQTGCSRASEFRRCARVHSCSFPDAPIDETRQLVGCKPCPESYPWLRDVTRRKAEDEHDSRVVRKQQYFGSGCVLVFCSALVVCLYLAARRLGRRKTHCS from the exons ATGACGAGGTACGTATTAAGCCTCCTCTTTATCGTCCCGTGTGCCTGGGAAACCACTGTCGCAGGAGTTGCGACCACGTGCGACCCCAGAGTGTGCAGCTTGCGCGACAACTGTTTCTGCTTGGGCACGCGACCGCCGACGAATCTGAGCGCCAGCAGCATGCCCCAGTTCGTCATGCTGACATTCGACGACGCGGTCAACGAGCAGAACATAGACTTCTACCGCCAGCTGCTCAGCCCGGGAAGGCGCCGGAATCGGGCCAACGGCTGCAACTTGGCCGCCACGTTCTTCGTGTCAGCCGGCTACACCGACTACTCGCTCGTGCACGAGCTGCACAGCGTGGGCAGCGAGATCGCGATCCACTCCATCAC GCACCGCAACAACCTGAGCTACTGGCGCACGCTGGACATCGCCGGCTGGGAGGCGGAGTTCGTGGGCGACCGCGACCTACTGCGCGACTACGCGTTGATCCCCGAGCGGGACATGGTGGGCGCGCGGGCGCCCTACCTGGAGGCGGGCAACGGAGAAGCGTACCGCATGATGCGACAGAACGGATTCGTCTACGACTCTTCCATCTGCATCGA CTACATGAACAAGACCGACAAGCTGCCCGTGTTCCCCTACACGCTGGACTACGGCCTGGCGACGGAATGCACGGTGCCGTCGTGTCCCAGCGGTAGCCACCGGGGCCTGTGGCTGGTGCCGCTCAACAGCTTCTATCGGACGACCTCGCGCGCCGACGGACGGCTCGGCAGCAGCTGCGCCATGCCCGACACGTGCACGCCGCAGCCGAACACGGAGGACGACACGCTGGATTTCCTCAG GTCGAATTTCGAGCGGTACTACCACATCAACAAGGCTCCGTTCCCGTTGTTCATCCACGAAACCTGGCTGCAGAATCCGAGGCGCCGGCAGGGTTACCTCTCCTTCGTCGACTGGCTCCTCACCATGGACGACGTGTTCGTCGTCACCGTGGCCGAAGTGGTGCGCTTCATGCGGGACCCCAAGCCCCTCGGCGAGTACGCGCAGACCGGTTGCTCGAGGGCCTCGGAGTTCCGGCGTTGTGCGCGAGTCCACTCGTGCTCGTTTCCCGACGCGCCGATCGACGAAACCCGGCAGCTCGTCGGCTGCAAACCGTGTCCCGAAAGTTACCCGTGGTTGCGGGACGTCACGCGAAGGAAAGCGGAAGACGAGCACGACTCGCGGGTGGTCCGGAAGCAGCAGTACTTTGGCTCCGGCTGCGTTCTTGTCTTCTGCTCGGCGCTCGTCGTCTGTCTCTACCTTGCTGCGAGGCGGTTGGGGCGTCGCAAGACGCACTGCTCTTAG
- the LOC142557524 gene encoding chitin deacetylase 7-like isoform X4 — MTRYVLSLLFIVPCAWETTVAGVATTCDPRVCSLRDNCFCLGTRPPTNLSASSMPQFVMLTFDDAVNEQNIDFYRQLLSPGRRRNRANGCNLAATFFVSAGYTDYSLVHELHSVGSEIAIHSITHRDNMSYWRTLDVAGWEAEFVGDRDLLRDYALIPERDMVGARAPYLEAGSGEAYRMMRQNGFVYDSSIFIDYIKMTDKLPVFPYTLDYGLATECTVPSCPSGSHRGLWLVPLNGFYPTTSRGDGSLGSSCSMPDACTPQPTTEEDTLDYLRSNFERYYHTNRAPFPVFIHETWLQNPRRRQGYLSFVDWLLTMDDVFVVTVAEVVRFMRDPKPLGEYAQNGCSRASEFRRCPRVHSCLFPDAPIDETRQLVGCKPCPESYPWLRDVARRKPEDEHDSRVVRKQQYFGSGCVLVFCSALVVCLYLAARRLGRRKTHCF; from the exons ATGACGAGGTACGTATTAAGCCTCCTCTTTATCGTCCCGTGTGCCTGGGAAACCACTGTCGCAGGAGTTGCGACCACGTGCGACCCCAGAGTGTGCAGCTTGCGCGACAACTGTTTCTGCTTGGGCACGCGACCGCCGACGAATCTGAGCGCCAGCAGCATGCCCCAGTTCGTCATGCTGACATTCGACGACGCGGTCAACGAGCAGAACATAGACTTCTACCGCCAGCTGCTCAGCCCGGGAAGGCGCCGGAATCGGGCCAACGGCTGCAACTTGGCCGCCACGTTCTTCGTGTCAGCCGGCTACACCGACTACTCGCTCGTGCACGAGCTGCACAGCGTGGGCAGCGAGATCGCGATCCACTCCATCAC GCACCGCGACAACATGAGCTACTGGCGCACGCTGGACGTCGCCGGCTGGGAGGCGGAGTTCGTGGGCGACCGCGACTTGCTGCGCGACTACGCGTTGATCCCCGAGCGGGACATGGTGGGAGCGCGGGCGCCCTACCTGGAGGCGGGCAGCGGAGAAGCGTACCGCATGATGCGGCAGAACGGATTCGTCTACGACTCTTCCATCTTCATCGA CTACATCAAGATGACCGACAAGCTGCCAGTGTTCCCCTACACGCTGGACTACGGCCTGGCGACGGAATGCACGGTGCCGTCGTGTCCCAGCGGTAGCCACCGGGGCCTGTGGCTGGTGCCGCTCAACGGCTTCTATCCGACGACCtcgcgcggcgacggatcgctCGGCAGCAGCTGTTCCATGCCCGACGCCTGCACGCCGCAGCCGACCACGGAGGAAGACACGCTGGATTACCTCAG GTCAAATTTCGAGCGGTACTACCACACCAACAGAGCTCCGTTCCCGGTGTTCATCCACGAAACCTGGCTGCAGAATCCGAGGCGCCGGCAGGGTTACCTTTCCTTCGTCGACTGGCTCCTCACCATGGACGACGTGTTCGTCGTCACCGTGGCCGAAGTGGTGCGGTTCATGCGGGACCCCAAGCCCCTCGGCGAGTACGCGCAGAACGGTTGCTCGAGGGCCTCGGAGTTCCGGCGTTGTCCGCGAGTCCACTCGTGCTTGTTTCCCGACGCGCCGATCGATGAAACCCGGCAGCTCGTCGGCTGCAAACCGTGTCCCGAAAGTTACCCGTGGTTGCGGGACGTCGCGCGAAGGAAACCGGAGGACGAGCACGACTCGCGGGTGGTCCGGAAGCAGCAGTACTTTGGCTCCGGCTGCGTTCTTGTCTTCTGCTCGGCGCTCGTCGTCTGTCTCTACCTTGCTGCGAGGCGGCTGGGGCGTCGCAAGACGCACTGCTTTTAG
- the LOC142557524 gene encoding chitin deacetylase 7-like isoform X3: protein MTRYVLSLLFIVPWAWETTVAGSATPCDPSVCSLRDNCFCLGTRPPANLSASSMPQFVMLTFDDAVHVENMDFYRQLLGTGRRRNRANGCNLAATFFVSAAYTDFSLVHELHSVGSEIAIHSITHRDNMSYWRTLDVAGWEAEFVGDRDLLRDYALIPERDMVGARAPYLEAGSGEAYRMMRQNGFVYDSSIFIDYIKMTDKLPVFPYTLDYGLATECTVPSCPSGSHRGLWLVPLNGFYPTTSRGDGSLGSSCSMPDACTPQPTTEEDTLDYLRSNFERYYHTNRAPFPVFIHETWLQNPRRRQGYLSFVDWLLTMDDVFVVTVAEVVRFMRDPKPLGEYAQNGCSRASEFRRCPRVHSCLFPDAPIDETRQLVGCKPCPESYPWLRDVARRKPEDEHDSRVVRKQQYFGSGCVLVFCSALVVCLYLAARRLGRRKTHCF, encoded by the exons ATGACGAG GTACGTGCTAAGCCTCCTCTTCATCGTGCCGTGGGCCTGGGAAACCACCGTCGCGGGATCTGCGACCCCGTGCGACCCCAGCGTGTGCAGCTTGCGCGACAACTGCTTCTGCTTGGGCACGCGACCGCCGGCGAACCTGAGCGCCAGCAGCATGCCCCAGTTCGTCATGCTGACGTTCGACGACGCGGTCCACGTGGAGAACATGGATTTCTACCGCCAGCTGCTCGGCACGGGAAGGCGCCGGAATCGGGCCAACGGCTGCAACTTGGCCGCCACGTTCTTCGTGTCGGCCGCCTACACCGACTTCTCGCTCGTGCACGAGCTCCACAGCGTGGGCAGCGAGATCGCGATCCACTCGATCAC GCACCGCGACAACATGAGCTACTGGCGCACGCTGGACGTCGCCGGCTGGGAGGCGGAGTTCGTGGGCGACCGCGACTTGCTGCGCGACTACGCGTTGATCCCCGAGCGGGACATGGTGGGAGCGCGGGCGCCCTACCTGGAGGCGGGCAGCGGAGAAGCGTACCGCATGATGCGGCAGAACGGATTCGTCTACGACTCTTCCATCTTCATCGA CTACATCAAGATGACCGACAAGCTGCCAGTGTTCCCCTACACGCTGGACTACGGCCTGGCGACGGAATGCACGGTGCCGTCGTGTCCCAGCGGTAGCCACCGGGGCCTGTGGCTGGTGCCGCTCAACGGCTTCTATCCGACGACCtcgcgcggcgacggatcgctCGGCAGCAGCTGTTCCATGCCCGACGCCTGCACGCCGCAGCCGACCACGGAGGAAGACACGCTGGATTACCTCAG GTCAAATTTCGAGCGGTACTACCACACCAACAGAGCTCCGTTCCCGGTGTTCATCCACGAAACCTGGCTGCAGAATCCGAGGCGCCGGCAGGGTTACCTTTCCTTCGTCGACTGGCTCCTCACCATGGACGACGTGTTCGTCGTCACCGTGGCCGAAGTGGTGCGGTTCATGCGGGACCCCAAGCCCCTCGGCGAGTACGCGCAGAACGGTTGCTCGAGGGCCTCGGAGTTCCGGCGTTGTCCGCGAGTCCACTCGTGCTTGTTTCCCGACGCGCCGATCGATGAAACCCGGCAGCTCGTCGGCTGCAAACCGTGTCCCGAAAGTTACCCGTGGTTGCGGGACGTCGCGCGAAGGAAACCGGAGGACGAGCACGACTCGCGGGTGGTCCGGAAGCAGCAGTACTTTGGCTCCGGCTGCGTTCTTGTCTTCTGCTCGGCGCTCGTCGTCTGTCTCTACCTTGCTGCGAGGCGGCTGGGGCGTCGCAAGACGCACTGCTTTTAG